The following are from one region of the Streptomyces changanensis genome:
- a CDS encoding response regulator, whose protein sequence is MTTTGPIRVLLADDQALLRSAFRVLVESEPDMEVVGEASDGAEAVALARATGPDVVLMDIRMPGSDGLAATREITSDPALDHVRVVMLTTFEVDEYVVQSLRAGASGFLGKGAEPDELLSAIRIAAAGEALLSPAATKGLIARFLAQGGGEPGGAGGTGGRAERLSALTGREREVLVHVAAGLPNDGIAERLEVSPLTVKTHVNRAMAKVGARDRAQLVVFAYESGLVRPRVE, encoded by the coding sequence ATGACGACCACCGGGCCGATCAGGGTGCTGCTCGCCGACGACCAGGCGCTGCTCCGCAGCGCCTTCCGGGTGCTCGTCGAGTCGGAGCCGGACATGGAGGTCGTGGGGGAGGCGTCCGACGGCGCCGAGGCCGTGGCCCTGGCCCGCGCGACCGGACCGGACGTCGTCCTCATGGACATCCGCATGCCGGGCAGCGACGGACTCGCCGCCACCCGGGAGATCACCTCCGACCCGGCCCTCGACCACGTCCGCGTCGTCATGCTGACCACCTTCGAGGTCGACGAGTACGTCGTGCAGTCGCTGCGCGCCGGCGCCTCCGGCTTCCTCGGCAAGGGCGCGGAGCCCGACGAGCTGCTCAGCGCGATCCGGATCGCCGCCGCCGGCGAGGCGCTGCTGTCGCCCGCCGCGACCAAGGGCCTCATCGCCCGGTTCCTCGCCCAGGGCGGCGGCGAACCGGGCGGCGCCGGCGGGACGGGCGGCCGCGCCGAACGGCTCTCCGCGCTGACCGGCCGCGAGCGCGAGGTCCTCGTCCACGTCGCCGCCGGACTCCCCAACGACGGGATCGCCGAGCGCCTGGAGGTCAGTCCGCTCACCGTCAAGACCCACGTGAACCGCGCCATGGCGAAGGTCGGGGCCCGCGACCGCGCCCAGCTGGTCGTCTTCGCGTACGAGTCGGGGTTGGTACGTCCAAGGGTGGAGTGA
- a CDS encoding sensor histidine kinase, producing the protein MPAQGNALTRARDRLRAHPVACDALLAAAVLAAMVLGSFVDPHGDGTGPTFGIRTPGPAGVVLMMLGAAALVARRRAPLRALAVTGAVTVAEFVAGDPPAPVAMSAVVALYTVASRTDRPTTWRVGLATMTVLTAVAMSFGSSPWYAQQNLGVFAWTGMAAAAGDAVRSRRAFIDAIRERADRAERTREEEARRRVAEERLRIARDLHDVVAHHIALVNVQAGVAAHVMDKRPDQAKEALAHVREASRSALDELRATVGLLRQSGDPEAPTEPAPGLAVLDDLLDTFRNAGLPVRLARTDQDTHLPSAVDLAAYRIIQEALTNVRKHAGQGATAEVSVLRVGRTVEVTVLDDGTAPVQAVGAPGAAGAPGGHGLVGMRERVGALGGALTAGPRYGGGFRVQAILPLTTRGGEDGAT; encoded by the coding sequence GTGCCGGCACAAGGAAACGCCCTCACCCGCGCCCGCGACCGGCTGCGCGCCCACCCGGTGGCCTGTGACGCCCTGCTCGCCGCCGCCGTCCTCGCGGCGATGGTCCTCGGCTCCTTCGTCGACCCGCACGGTGACGGCACCGGCCCGACGTTCGGCATCCGCACCCCCGGCCCGGCCGGCGTCGTCCTCATGATGCTCGGCGCGGCCGCCCTCGTGGCCCGGCGCCGGGCGCCCCTGCGGGCGCTGGCGGTCACGGGCGCCGTGACCGTCGCCGAGTTCGTCGCGGGCGACCCGCCCGCGCCCGTCGCGATGAGCGCCGTCGTGGCCCTGTACACGGTCGCCTCCCGCACCGACCGCCCCACCACCTGGCGCGTCGGCCTGGCGACGATGACCGTGCTGACGGCCGTCGCCATGTCCTTCGGCTCGTCCCCCTGGTACGCCCAGCAGAACCTCGGCGTCTTCGCGTGGACGGGCATGGCGGCCGCCGCGGGCGACGCCGTCCGCAGCCGCCGCGCCTTCATCGACGCGATACGGGAGCGCGCCGACCGCGCCGAGCGGACCCGCGAGGAGGAGGCCCGGCGCCGCGTCGCGGAGGAGCGCCTGCGCATCGCCCGCGACCTCCACGACGTCGTCGCCCACCACATCGCCCTGGTCAACGTCCAGGCCGGGGTGGCCGCGCACGTCATGGACAAGCGCCCGGACCAGGCGAAGGAGGCGCTGGCGCACGTCCGGGAGGCCAGCCGGTCCGCGCTGGACGAGCTGCGCGCCACCGTCGGCCTGCTTCGCCAGTCCGGGGACCCGGAGGCGCCCACCGAGCCGGCGCCCGGCCTCGCCGTCCTGGACGACCTGCTGGACACCTTCCGCAACGCCGGCCTCCCGGTGCGGCTCGCCCGCACCGACCAGGACACCCACCTGCCCTCCGCCGTCGACCTCGCCGCGTACCGGATCATCCAGGAGGCCCTGACCAACGTCCGCAAGCACGCGGGCCAGGGCGCCACCGCCGAGGTGAGCGTCCTGCGGGTGGGCCGTACCGTCGAGGTCACCGTCCTGGACGACGGCACCGCCCCGGTGCAGGCCGTCGGCGCGCCGGGGGCCGCCGGGGCTCCGGGCGGGCACGGCCTCGTCGGCATGCGCGAGCGGGTCGGCGCGCTGGGCGGCGCGCTCACCGCGGGACCCCGCTACGGGGGCGGCTTCCGCGTCCAGGCGATACTGCCCCTCACCACGCGCGGCGGGGAGGACGGAGCCACATGA
- the pspAA gene encoding PspA-associated protein PspAA, whose amino-acid sequence MIVRIMGEGQVRLADGHFAELDRLDDELLAEMETGDDTGFRRTLLALLGRVRELGEPLPDDSLEPSELILPAPDASLEDVRSLLTEDGLIPPA is encoded by the coding sequence ATGATCGTTCGGATCATGGGGGAGGGCCAGGTGAGGTTGGCCGACGGCCACTTCGCCGAACTGGACCGGCTCGACGACGAACTGCTCGCCGAGATGGAGACCGGTGACGACACCGGTTTCCGCCGGACCCTGCTTGCGCTGCTGGGCAGGGTCCGCGAGCTGGGCGAGCCACTGCCGGACGACTCCCTGGAGCCGTCCGAGCTCATCCTCCCGGCACCCGACGCGTCCCTGGAGGACGTGCGGTCCCTTCTCACGGAGGACGGCCTGATCCCCCCGGCGTGA
- a CDS encoding PspA/IM30 family protein codes for MSGVMKRMGMIFRAKANKALDRAEDPRETLDYSYQKQLELLQKVRRGVADVATSRKRLELQLNQLQGQSAKLEDQGRKALALGREDLAREALSRRAALQQQVTDLETQHQTLQGEEEKLTLAAQRLQAKVDAFRTKKETIKATYTAAQAQTRIAESFSGISEEMSDVGVAIQRAEDKTAQLQARAGAIDELLASGALDDRSGLAKDDIQAELDRLSGGTDVELELQRMKAELAGGTTPQQAIEGADGTQQDQGQGRPEARPRFDKQ; via the coding sequence ATGAGCGGTGTCATGAAGCGTATGGGGATGATCTTCCGCGCGAAGGCGAACAAGGCCCTGGACCGGGCCGAGGACCCGCGCGAGACCCTCGATTACTCGTACCAGAAGCAGCTGGAGCTCCTCCAGAAGGTCCGGCGCGGCGTGGCGGACGTGGCGACGTCCCGCAAGCGCCTCGAACTCCAGCTCAACCAGCTGCAGGGCCAGTCCGCCAAGCTGGAGGACCAGGGCCGCAAGGCGCTGGCCCTCGGCCGTGAGGACCTCGCCCGCGAGGCGCTGTCCCGGCGGGCCGCGCTCCAGCAGCAGGTCACCGACCTGGAGACGCAGCACCAGACGCTGCAGGGCGAGGAGGAGAAGCTCACGCTCGCCGCGCAGCGGCTGCAGGCCAAGGTCGACGCCTTCCGCACCAAGAAGGAGACGATCAAGGCCACGTACACGGCGGCGCAGGCCCAGACGCGCATCGCCGAGTCCTTCTCCGGGATCAGCGAGGAGATGAGCGACGTCGGCGTCGCCATCCAGCGCGCCGAGGACAAGACCGCGCAGCTCCAGGCGCGCGCCGGCGCCATCGACGAACTGCTCGCCTCCGGCGCCCTCGACGACCGGTCGGGACTGGCGAAGGACGACATCCAGGCCGAGCTGGACCGCCTGTCGGGCGGGACGGACGTGGAGCTGGAGCTGCAGCGCATGAAGGCCGAGCTCGCGGGCGGCACGACGCCGCAGCAGGCCATCGAGGGCGCCGACGGCACGCAGCAGGACCAGGGTCAGGGCCGGCCGGAGGCGCGGCCGAGGTTCGACAAGCAGTGA
- a CDS encoding DUF3043 domain-containing protein produces MFRSRSKEEKAPTGKVTADLSTQPRDPQAPKGRPTPKRSEAQSQRRRASTPTLDRKEAMRRQREARRADMARQRQALATGDERFLPARDRGPVRRFVRDFVDSRFFVAEMFLPLAVVILVLSLIQAGQMQTIATMLWLGVIVLIVVDSIGLSIRLKKQLKQRFPNEPKRGAVAYALMRSLQMRRLRLPKPQVKRGERP; encoded by the coding sequence GTGTTCCGTAGCCGTTCGAAGGAAGAGAAGGCCCCCACCGGCAAGGTGACGGCGGACCTCTCCACGCAGCCCCGCGACCCGCAGGCCCCCAAGGGCCGACCTACCCCGAAGCGGAGTGAGGCCCAGTCCCAGCGCCGCCGTGCGTCGACGCCGACCCTCGACCGCAAGGAGGCGATGCGCCGCCAGCGCGAGGCGCGCCGCGCCGACATGGCCCGCCAGCGGCAGGCACTCGCCACCGGCGACGAGCGTTTCCTGCCCGCCCGTGACCGCGGCCCCGTGCGCCGCTTCGTCCGTGACTTCGTCGACTCGCGGTTCTTCGTCGCCGAGATGTTCCTCCCGCTCGCCGTGGTCATCCTCGTCCTGTCGCTGATCCAGGCCGGGCAGATGCAGACGATCGCCACCATGCTGTGGCTGGGCGTGATCGTGCTGATCGTCGTCGACTCGATCGGTCTGTCGATCCGGTTGAAGAAGCAGCTCAAGCAGCGCTTCCCGAACGAGCCGAAGCGTGGCGCCGTGGCGTACGCGCTGATGCGCTCGCTCCAGATGCGCCGGCTGCGGCTGCCGAAGCCGCAGGTCAAACGGGGAGAGCGACCCTGA
- a CDS encoding class I SAM-dependent methyltransferase — MRDTVRQELVARQLDEQIGARYPVGQRLRILDVGMGRGTQALRLARAGHTVTGLESDPEMLGAVREALATEPAGIRERFRTIEADGRETGVHFLPGSFDVVLCHGVLMYVDEPDAVLAGLARMLAPGGLLSLLVRNADALAMRPGLAGDWPGALAAFDSDTDAGGPGPRVRADRLETLTATLAGIAAPLHEWYGVRVFTESVPPDRGLPAADELERLLAAEDRAGRTEPYRRVAALLHLCGVRG; from the coding sequence CTGCGCGACACGGTCCGCCAGGAGCTCGTGGCGCGCCAGCTGGACGAGCAGATAGGCGCCCGCTACCCGGTGGGGCAGCGGCTGCGGATCCTCGACGTCGGCATGGGCCGCGGCACACAGGCCCTGCGCCTGGCGCGGGCCGGGCACACGGTGACCGGCCTGGAGTCCGACCCGGAGATGCTGGGCGCCGTCCGCGAGGCGCTGGCGACCGAGCCGGCCGGGATCCGCGAGCGGTTCCGGACGATCGAGGCGGACGGCCGGGAGACGGGCGTCCACTTCCTGCCGGGCAGCTTCGACGTGGTGCTGTGCCACGGCGTCCTCATGTACGTGGACGAACCCGACGCCGTCCTGGCCGGTCTCGCCCGGATGCTGGCGCCGGGCGGTCTGCTCTCCCTGCTCGTACGGAACGCCGACGCCCTGGCCATGCGGCCCGGGCTGGCCGGGGACTGGCCGGGCGCCCTGGCGGCGTTCGACTCCGACACCGACGCGGGCGGCCCCGGGCCGCGGGTGCGGGCCGACCGGCTGGAGACGCTCACCGCGACGCTCGCGGGCATCGCGGCGCCACTGCACGAGTGGTACGGGGTGCGGGTCTTCACCGAGTCCGTGCCGCCGGACCGGGGACTGCCCGCCGCCGACGAGCTGGAGCGGCTGCTGGCGGCCGAGGACCGGGCGGGCCGTACCGAGCCGTACCGCCGGGTCGCGGCGCTGCTGCACCTGTGCGGTGTGCGCGGCTGA
- a CDS encoding ABC transporter ATP-binding protein: MSITDTAPAAVPPDTDTTPRLPARETWRALYRHFRPHRAVVALGTLLALFGTVAGLAQPLAAKALVERLGRDEPITGILLGLTALVVAGTAIQAAGSYLLERTAESVVLSARRSLVGRLLRLRLPEVERTQPGDLMSRITSDTTLLRAVTTESVVSAVTGGLGFVATLVMMALMDPVLLGTTLGVIVLIGGAFAFAMPRIAEATRRSQAAVGEISSRLERVFGAFRTVKASGAEARETAVVEAAAREAWRHGVKAAKWQAVAGSSVGLAVQVSFLAVLGIGGARVAAGTITVAELIAFLLYLFYLIEPVSALVQAVTQYQVGSAAIARIEEAERLEVEDAAPGPTGAAAAVAGTAAGAARGVAGGGRGPASVVFEDVSFRYRDDLPYVHRGVSFEVPGPGMTAFVGPSGAGKTTVFGLVERFYEATGGRVLVDGRDVRRWPVAELRGAIGYVEQDAPVLAGTLRENLLFAAPDATEEQVRAVLVRARLDGLVERLPDGLDTVVGHRGSKLSGGERQRVAVARALLRGPRLLLLDEATSQLDAVNEQALRDVVAEVAREVTVLVVAHRLSTVTLADRIVVMDGGRVRAVGTHEELVAGDPLYGELAATQFLASRGQGVSGT; this comes from the coding sequence GTGAGCATCACCGACACCGCACCCGCCGCCGTCCCGCCCGACACCGACACCACCCCGCGGCTGCCCGCCCGGGAGACCTGGCGGGCCCTCTACCGGCACTTCCGGCCGCACCGCGCGGTCGTCGCCCTCGGCACCCTGCTCGCCCTCTTCGGGACCGTGGCGGGGCTGGCGCAGCCGCTCGCCGCGAAGGCGCTCGTCGAACGGCTGGGCCGGGACGAGCCGATCACCGGAATCCTGCTGGGCCTCACCGCGCTCGTGGTCGCCGGGACGGCGATCCAGGCGGCCGGCTCGTACCTGCTGGAGCGCACCGCCGAGTCGGTGGTCCTCTCCGCCCGCCGCTCCCTCGTCGGCCGGCTGCTGCGGCTGCGGCTGCCCGAGGTGGAGCGGACCCAGCCCGGCGACCTGATGTCCCGGATCACCTCGGACACGACACTGCTGCGGGCGGTCACGACCGAGTCGGTCGTCTCCGCCGTCACCGGCGGGCTCGGCTTCGTCGCCACCCTGGTGATGATGGCGCTGATGGACCCCGTGCTGCTCGGCACCACGCTGGGCGTGATCGTCCTGATCGGTGGCGCGTTCGCGTTCGCCATGCCGCGGATCGCCGAGGCCACGCGGCGCTCGCAGGCCGCGGTCGGCGAGATCTCCAGCCGTCTGGAGCGGGTCTTCGGCGCGTTCCGCACGGTCAAGGCGTCGGGCGCGGAGGCGCGTGAGACGGCGGTCGTGGAGGCGGCGGCGCGGGAGGCGTGGCGGCACGGGGTGAAGGCCGCGAAGTGGCAGGCCGTCGCCGGGTCCTCGGTGGGTCTGGCGGTGCAGGTGTCGTTCCTGGCCGTGCTCGGCATCGGCGGGGCGCGGGTCGCCGCGGGGACGATCACCGTCGCGGAGCTGATCGCGTTCCTGCTGTACCTCTTCTACCTGATCGAGCCGGTCTCGGCGCTGGTGCAGGCGGTGACGCAGTACCAGGTGGGGTCGGCGGCCATCGCCCGGATCGAGGAGGCGGAGCGGCTGGAGGTCGAGGACGCCGCCCCCGGGCCGACGGGCGCCGCGGCGGCGGTCGCGGGGACCGCGGCAGGGGCCGCGCGGGGCGTGGCGGGGGGCGGGCGGGGGCCGGCGTCCGTCGTCTTCGAGGACGTCTCCTTCCGCTACCGCGACGACTTGCCGTACGTGCACCGCGGTGTGTCGTTCGAGGTGCCCGGTCCCGGTATGACGGCGTTCGTGGGGCCTTCGGGCGCGGGCAAGACGACGGTGTTCGGGCTGGTCGAGCGGTTCTACGAGGCCACCGGCGGCCGTGTCCTGGTGGACGGCCGGGACGTGCGCCGGTGGCCGGTCGCCGAGCTGCGCGGGGCCATCGGGTACGTCGAGCAGGACGCCCCGGTGCTGGCCGGGACGCTCCGCGAGAACCTGCTGTTCGCGGCGCCGGACGCCACGGAGGAGCAGGTCCGGGCGGTGCTGGTGCGGGCGCGGCTGGACGGGCTGGTGGAGCGGCTGCCGGACGGCCTGGACACCGTGGTGGGGCACCGGGGGTCGAAGCTGTCGGGTGGCGAGCGGCAGCGGGTGGCCGTCGCGCGGGCGCTGTTGCGCGGGCCGCGGCTGCTGCTGCTCGACGAGGCGACGTCGCAGCTGGACGCGGTGAACGAGCAGGCCCTGCGGGACGTGGTCGCCGAGGTGGCGCGGGAGGTGACCGTCCTGGTGGTGGCGCACCGGCTGTCGACGGTGACGCTGGCGGACCGGATCGTGGTCATGGACGGGGGCCGGGTACGGGCGGTGGGCACCCACGAGGAGCTGGTGGCCGGGGACCCGCTGTACGGGGAGTTGGCCGCGACCCAGTTCCTGGCGTCGCGGGGCCAGGGGGTGTCCGGAACGTAG
- a CDS encoding S1C family serine protease: protein MEALVPRVRALVPSLVAAGCAAALLGGCSTPPPAGPAAAGPRATAPAPATARTAAPRQAADLQSEYQTVIRDVLPSVVTIEAGEGLGSGVVYDTQGHIVTNAHVVGGGRTFRVTVATREQPLTARLVSSYPEQDLAVIKLEGPPPQGVRPARFGDSSKVEVGQIVLAMGSPLGLTGSVTQGIVSAIGRTVSESRSGGGTGATIANMVQTSAPINPGNSGGALANLDGEVIGIPTLAAVDPEVGGGPAAGIGFAIPVSTVRTIADQIVRFGSVRDSGRAALGISGRTVLDDDYRPTGVAVERLMEDGAAQAAGLRVGDIITRLGDAEITTITSLLEALAALEPGQRVQVRYLREGRSRTATATLGEV, encoded by the coding sequence ATGGAAGCCCTCGTTCCCCGCGTCCGCGCGCTGGTGCCGTCCCTCGTCGCAGCGGGGTGCGCGGCCGCCCTGCTCGGCGGCTGCTCGACCCCACCGCCCGCCGGACCGGCCGCCGCGGGCCCGCGGGCGACGGCGCCGGCGCCGGCGACGGCCCGGACCGCGGCGCCGCGGCAGGCGGCCGACCTGCAGAGCGAGTACCAGACCGTGATCCGGGACGTGCTGCCGTCCGTCGTCACCATCGAGGCGGGCGAGGGCCTCGGCTCGGGGGTGGTCTACGACACCCAGGGTCACATCGTGACCAACGCGCACGTGGTCGGTGGGGGGCGCACCTTCCGGGTGACCGTCGCCACGCGCGAGCAGCCGCTCACCGCGCGGCTCGTCTCCAGCTACCCCGAGCAGGACCTCGCCGTGATCAAGCTGGAGGGCCCCCCGCCCCAGGGCGTCCGGCCCGCGCGGTTCGGCGACTCGTCGAAGGTCGAGGTGGGGCAGATCGTCCTCGCCATGGGGTCACCGCTCGGGCTCACCGGGAGCGTCACCCAGGGCATCGTCTCGGCGATCGGACGGACCGTCAGCGAGAGCCGCTCCGGGGGCGGTACGGGCGCGACGATCGCCAACATGGTGCAGACGTCCGCGCCGATCAACCCCGGCAACAGCGGGGGCGCGCTGGCCAACCTCGACGGCGAGGTCATCGGCATCCCCACCCTCGCGGCGGTCGACCCGGAGGTGGGCGGCGGCCCGGCGGCCGGCATCGGCTTCGCGATCCCGGTGTCGACGGTGCGCACGATCGCCGACCAGATCGTGCGGTTCGGCAGCGTGCGGGACTCGGGGCGGGCGGCGCTCGGCATCTCCGGGCGCACGGTCCTCGACGACGACTACCGTCCGACGGGCGTCGCGGTGGAGCGGCTGATGGAGGACGGGGCGGCGCAGGCGGCCGGGTTGCGCGTGGGCGACATCATCACCCGACTGGGCGACGCGGAGATCACGACGATCACGTCGCTGCTGGAGGCGCTCGCCGCGCTCGAACCCGGGCAGCGGGTGCAGGTCCGCTACCTGCGGGAGGGCCGCAGCCGCACGGCCACGGCGACGCTGGGCGAGGTGTGA
- a CDS encoding bifunctional adenosylcobinamide kinase/adenosylcobinamide-phosphate guanylyltransferase, which translates to MELTLLGTGAPAGLPRPGCPCAVCATARGPYARAATSLLVDGALLLDLTPGAALAAARSGHTLSGVRQVLLTHPHDGPPLELPAGLPAAGRVPDGRELTLISGHRVRAVAIDAPGTGYEVTSPEGPRLLYLPPGGAPAGAVEQRRPYDLVAADVTGRPGALARLRATGAVGRDTDVVAVHLDHDVPQGRELDRRLAAAGARALTDGTTVTVGAYREAPPLPRRTLVTGGARSGKSLEAERRLESHPDVVYVATGGTRDGDQEWAARVGAHRDRRPGSWRTEETCEVAPLLAADGPPLLVDCLSLWLTDAMDRVGAWDDETWRRTGEKALRERVDELVAAVRATTRTVVAVTNEVGAGVVPATAAGRRFRDELGRLNAAFADECEQVLLAVSGQVLVLRG; encoded by the coding sequence GTGGAACTGACCCTGCTCGGCACCGGCGCCCCCGCCGGACTGCCCCGACCCGGCTGCCCCTGCGCCGTGTGCGCCACGGCCCGGGGACCGTACGCGCGCGCCGCGACGTCCCTCCTCGTGGACGGCGCCCTGCTCCTCGACCTCACCCCGGGCGCCGCCCTGGCCGCCGCCCGCTCGGGGCACACCCTGTCGGGGGTGCGGCAGGTGCTGCTGACCCACCCCCACGACGGTCCGCCCCTTGAGCTGCCGGCCGGGCTGCCGGCGGCGGGCCGCGTCCCCGACGGCCGCGAGCTGACGCTCATCAGCGGGCACCGGGTCCGCGCCGTGGCGATCGACGCCCCGGGCACCGGGTACGAGGTGACCTCCCCCGAGGGCCCCCGTCTGCTGTACCTGCCGCCGGGCGGCGCCCCGGCCGGGGCGGTGGAGCAGCGGCGCCCGTACGACCTCGTCGCCGCCGACGTCACCGGGCGGCCCGGCGCGCTCGCCCGGCTGCGGGCCACGGGCGCGGTGGGGCGGGACACGGACGTGGTCGCCGTCCACCTCGACCACGACGTGCCGCAGGGGCGCGAGCTGGACCGGCGGCTCGCCGCGGCGGGCGCGCGGGCCCTCACCGACGGGACGACGGTGACCGTCGGCGCGTACCGGGAGGCGCCGCCGCTCCCCCGCCGCACGCTGGTCACCGGCGGCGCGCGGTCCGGGAAGTCCCTGGAGGCGGAGCGGCGTCTGGAGTCCCACCCCGACGTCGTGTACGTCGCGACGGGCGGGACGCGCGACGGCGACCAGGAGTGGGCCGCGCGCGTGGGCGCCCACCGCGACCGCCGGCCCGGCTCCTGGCGCACCGAGGAGACCTGCGAGGTGGCGCCGCTGCTCGCCGCGGACGGGCCCCCACTGCTGGTCGACTGCCTCTCCCTGTGGCTCACCGACGCGATGGACCGGGTGGGCGCGTGGGACGACGAGACGTGGAGGCGCACGGGCGAGAAGGCGCTGCGCGAGCGGGTCGACGAACTCGTCGCCGCGGTCCGCGCCACGACCCGCACGGTGGTCGCGGTCACCAACGAGGTGGGCGCCGGCGTCGTGCCCGCGACGGCCGCGGGACGGCGGTTCCGCGACGAGCTCGGGCGGCTCAACGCGGCCTTCGCCGACGAGTGCGAGCAGGTGCTGCTGGCCGTCTCCGGGCAGGTGCTCGTGCTGCGCGGATGA
- the cobT gene encoding nicotinate-nucleotide--dimethylbenzimidazole phosphoribosyltransferase: MSRLNLDDFSELIERPDSGVRRDAEERRERLGVPPGALGRLDELGEWLAAAQGAVPVRAVERPRVVLFAADHGVAELDVSGRSAGTAHTLVRAVLDGSSPVAVLARRAGVPVRVVDAGLDCAPELLPEEVVRHRVRRGSGRIDVEDALTAEEAERAVRLGMAVADEEADAGTDLIVLGDLSVGGTTVAATLIAALCGTDASVVTGRGGAGIDDLAWMRKCAAVRDALRRARPVLGDQLELLAAVGGADVAAMTGFLLQSAVRRTPVILDGVVSAACALVGQRAAFRAPDWWLAGQVSGEPAQAKALDRMALNPLLDHGVTVGEGTGALLALPLVQAAAALAAELPVRPDQPAGPDAGPEGGSD, translated from the coding sequence ATGAGCAGGCTGAATCTCGACGACTTCTCCGAACTGATCGAGCGTCCCGACAGCGGCGTCCGCCGGGACGCCGAGGAACGCCGGGAGCGGCTGGGCGTCCCACCCGGCGCGCTGGGCCGGCTCGACGAGCTCGGCGAGTGGCTGGCCGCCGCCCAGGGCGCCGTTCCGGTACGGGCGGTGGAGCGGCCGCGGGTGGTGCTGTTCGCCGCCGACCACGGCGTGGCGGAGCTCGACGTCTCCGGCCGGTCCGCCGGGACGGCGCACACGCTGGTGCGCGCCGTGCTGGACGGCTCCAGCCCCGTCGCCGTGCTGGCGCGGCGGGCCGGCGTGCCGGTGCGCGTGGTCGACGCGGGCCTGGACTGCGCCCCGGAGCTGCTGCCCGAGGAGGTCGTGCGGCACCGGGTGCGGCGCGGCAGCGGGCGGATCGACGTCGAGGACGCCCTCACGGCGGAGGAGGCCGAGCGGGCCGTGCGGCTCGGCATGGCCGTCGCCGACGAGGAGGCCGACGCGGGGACCGACCTGATCGTCCTGGGCGACCTCAGCGTCGGCGGGACGACGGTCGCCGCCACCCTGATCGCCGCGCTGTGCGGCACGGACGCCTCGGTGGTGACCGGACGCGGTGGCGCGGGCATCGACGACCTCGCGTGGATGCGCAAGTGCGCCGCCGTCCGCGACGCGCTGCGCCGGGCGCGGCCGGTCCTGGGCGACCAGCTGGAGCTGCTGGCCGCGGTGGGCGGCGCGGACGTCGCGGCGATGACCGGCTTCCTGCTCCAGTCGGCGGTGCGGCGGACGCCGGTGATCCTGGACGGCGTGGTGTCGGCGGCGTGCGCGCTGGTGGGCCAGCGGGCCGCGTTCCGGGCACCGGACTGGTGGCTCGCGGGCCAGGTCAGCGGGGAGCCGGCGCAGGCGAAGGCGCTGGACCGGATGGCGCTCAACCCCCTGCTGGACCACGGCGTCACTGTGGGGGAAGGAACCGGGGCGTTGCTCGCCCTCCCCCTCGTCCAGGCCGCCGCGGCGCTCGCGGCGGAGCTGCCGGTACGGCCTGACCAGCCCGCCGGGCCGGACGCGGGCCCGGAGGGCGGCTCGGACTGA
- a CDS encoding adenosylcobinamide-GDP ribazoletransferase: MRAVTTTDPLPPLHGLRFAFGTLTVLPARVARWDRDAARSGMLSAPVAGLVVGVCAAAAGTLLLLLGAGPLLAAVASTAVPALLTRGLHLDGLADTADGLGSGRPAEDALRIMKRSDIGPFGVVTLLFALLAQVAALHQLYAEGWGRGAVAAVLAGTVARVALTLASRATVPAARPEGLGAVVAGTVPPRAALAAALLAVAACAAAGTVAGPYGAVRHALAALVALGAAEVLLRRCVGRLGGVTGDVFGAVAETAATAALVALTLG; the protein is encoded by the coding sequence GTGCGCGCGGTGACCACCACCGACCCGCTCCCTCCCCTGCACGGACTGCGCTTCGCCTTCGGCACGCTCACGGTGCTGCCCGCGCGCGTCGCGCGCTGGGACCGCGACGCCGCCCGGTCCGGGATGCTGTCCGCGCCCGTCGCCGGGCTCGTCGTCGGGGTGTGCGCGGCCGCCGCCGGCACCCTGCTCCTGCTGCTCGGCGCGGGTCCGCTGCTCGCCGCGGTCGCCTCCACGGCGGTACCGGCGCTGCTCACCCGGGGGCTGCACCTCGACGGGCTCGCCGACACGGCCGACGGGCTGGGCAGCGGCCGGCCCGCCGAGGACGCGCTGCGGATCATGAAGCGGTCGGACATCGGCCCGTTCGGCGTCGTCACCCTGCTGTTCGCGCTGCTCGCCCAGGTGGCGGCGCTCCACCAGCTGTACGCGGAGGGCTGGGGGCGCGGCGCCGTCGCGGCCGTGCTGGCCGGCACGGTCGCCCGGGTCGCGCTCACCCTCGCCTCCCGCGCCACCGTCCCCGCGGCCCGCCCCGAGGGTCTGGGCGCGGTGGTCGCCGGGACCGTCCCGCCGCGCGCCGCGCTCGCCGCCGCGCTGCTCGCCGTGGCCGCCTGCGCGGCGGCCGGGACGGTGGCGGGGCCGTACGGCGCCGTGCGCCACGCCCTGGCCGCGCTGGTCGCCCTGGGGGCGGCGGAGGTGCTGCTGCGCCGCTGCGTCGGCCGCCTCGGCGGGGTGACGGGCGACGTCTTCGGCGCGGTGGCGGAGACGGCCGCGACGGCCGCGCTGGTGGCCCTCACCCTCGGCTGA